One genomic segment of Mauremys mutica isolate MM-2020 ecotype Southern chromosome 10, ASM2049712v1, whole genome shotgun sequence includes these proteins:
- the STK36 gene encoding serine/threonine-protein kinase 36 isoform X4, translated as MEKYHVLEMIGEGSFGRVYKGRRKYSAQVVALKFIPKVGRSEKELKNLQREIEIMRGLHHPNIVQMLDSFETDKEVVVVTDYAEGELFQILEDDGNLPEEQVQDIASQLVSALYYLHSHRILHRDMKPQNILLGKGGVIKLCDFGFARAMSIHTMVLTSIKGTPLYMAPELVQERPYDHTADLWAVGCILYELVVGTPPFYTNSIFQLVSLIVKDPITWPKAMSPSFKSFLQGLLMKDPRQRLAWPELLCHPFIAGRVTMIDDTEPHGLANPFTSKLPPELQVLKEKQAHSLAPRSGQSRILRKARQRMAQEARRKEQLKADAPCKKEAARGGLGHKPNAAPGKAALRAGEQTARAPGSPPGDETQAGLGEEPSEAEWGTAEPPPTPREHRITQDYEREFPAVPAGPRGRRSIETVDLENEELDSDDEWQHLIEATEPATMQLSTPLSLLGDPAFLQRIRARLQLCSQQVLEGMLEGASHLRPALRVLANLLASGCDSELLYSFCQAADLPQGLLHLLGQMLQSASSRQQPWCITLLTDLVGVITAYFTSEPPLERSRRRRSLQVFHEAAAGFLSLLPKLLAQPRDVETRLREQSSTCFARLCERMDGSSPCVSGPFYAGLLAEQRPLLDALLQGATLAQPAPEEPAREQQERGADVFTAALAAVCSLPVGRNGCQEAKKQVAQQVAEKLAEERSPLLARLLAGLERPACSLNVLKVLYSCGHASKRLCRLLAKGQQVPSSLARLVKGEVPMGERLRLEACEASLHLLALLTLQLQALPARVDLVVSAAAELFTQSAVVSLVSAAGFLLAQLGQHGAAIEVGHQEAMSAMTNALTAPAELHLPPPLGAGLYDGFLLLLLQLLAQGDAVTVRGFAGSELWNVAWHRFAMMLRLAAAEPVMEGETPRPGQRTPEPDWTLVSPQGTALFLSLALCVFTREPHQTLPQLAHPDSVIMAAFPRLLSLDFLGHLAQTQVGEDGDPELVSAVVLQACQLLCFPFSLDVDTETSRCVMKALRDAEIPAHLLQVCCHHLPFSETALPMSFLCHLVLSDERVIDQLVGVAAASDRATAFLSAILLSDSPVLTMDLLSLLTHVARACPVHLPFLQKILGGSDSAYQLLSHLLCHQEHPIRAKACSLVGNLLRHGQDFPWALRSQAGLLEPLLELLSDQDEGVRRSASFAVGNAAYQDGSLPLALGKAVPSVVRLLSDSQAKTRCNAASTLGNLGRQAAELGDVLIQNRAPHLLLDVACHDSQPAVQEAALIALRSISQQPKIHQVLVSLKASEKLLALSVSEVQTSSYGSPRPSSAHHCKKLIHLLRPTHSA; from the exons ATGGAGAAATACCACGTGCTGGAGATGATTGGAGAGGGCTCCTTCGGGAGGGTGTACAAGGGGCGCCGGAAATATAGCGCCCAG GTGGTGGCGCTGAAGTTCATCCCCAAAGTCGGGCGATCGGAGAAGGAGCTGAAGAACCTGCAGCGGGAAATTGAGATCATGAGGGGGCTGCACCATCCCAACATCGTCCAGATGCTCGACAGCTTCGAGACCGACAAGGAG gtggtggtggtgacgGACTACGCGGAGGGGGAGCTTTTCCAGATCCTGGAGGATGATGGGAATCTGCCAGAGGAGCAG GTTCAGGACATCGCCTCCCAGCTGGTCTCCGCCCTCTATTACCTCCACTCCCACCGGATCCTGCACCGCGACATGAAGCCCCAGAACATCCTGCTGGGCAAAGGGGGCGTCATCAAACTCTGTGACTTCGG GTTCGCTCGCGCCATGAGCATCCACACCATGGTGCTGACGTCCATCAAGGGCACCCCGCTGTACATGGCCCCCGAGCTGGTGCAGGAGAGGCCCTACGACCACACGGCCGACCTGTGGGCTGTGGGCTGCATCCTGTACGAGCTGGTCGTGGGGACGCCGCCCTTCTACACCAACAGCATCTTCCAGCTGGTCAGCCTCATCGTCAAGGACCCCATCACGTGGCCCAAAGCCATGAGCCCTTCGTTCAAG AGCTTCCTGCAAGGCCTGTTGATGAAGGACCCTCGCCAGCGGCTGGCGTGGCCGGAGCTCCTGTGCCATCCCTTCATCGCTGGACGGGTCACCA TGATCGATGACACGGAGCCACACGGGCTCGCGAACCCCTTCACCAGCAAGCTGCCCCCggagctgcaggtgctgaagGAGAAGCAGGCCCACTCGCTGGCCCCCAGGAGCGGCCAGTCCAGGATCCTGAGGAAGGCGCGGCAGAGGATGGCCCAGGAGGCCCGGAGGAAG GAGCAGCTGAAGGCCGACGCGCCGTGTAAAAAGGAGGCGGCCAGAGGAGGCCTGGGGCACAAACCCAACGCCGCCCCTGGGAAGGCCGCCCTCAGGGCGGGGGAGCAGACAGCCCGCGCTCCGGGCTCCCCTCCGGGAGACGAGACCCAAGCCGGCCTGGGGGAAGAGCCCAGCGAGGCAGAGTGGGGGACAGCCGAGCCTCCCCCGACGCCACG ggagCACCGGATCACCCAGGATTACGAGCGGGAGTTCCCGGCCGTGCCGGCGGGGCCACGCGGCAGGCGCAGCATCGAGACCGTGGACCTGGAGAACGAG GAACTGGATAGTGACGACGAATGGCAGCATCTGATCGAGGCGACGGAACCCGCCACCATGCAGTTGAGCACGCCCCTGAGCCTCCTGGGGGACCCGGCCTTCCTGCAGCGCATCcgggcccggctccagctctgcagCCAGCAG GTGCTGGAGGGGATGTTGGAGGGAGCGTCTCATCTCCGCCCTGCCCTGCGCGTCCTGGCCAACCTGCTCGCCAGCGGCTGTGACTCCGAGCTTCTGTACAGCTTCTGCCAGGCCGCGGATTTACCTCAGGGCCTGCTGCACCTGCTCGGGCAAATGCTGCAGAGCGCCAGCAGCAGGCAG CAGCCCTGGTGCATCACGCTGCTGACGGACCTGGTTGGCGTGATAACGGCCTATTTCACCAGCGAGCCCCCCCTGGAGCGGAGCCGCAGGAGGAGAAG cctgcaGGTTTTCCACGAGGCGGCTGCCGGCTTCCTCTCCCTGCTGCCCAAGCTGCTGGCCCAACCAAGGGATGTGGAGACAAGGCTCCGCGAGCAGAGCAGCACG TGCTTCGCCCGGCTCTGTGAGCGCATGGACGGCAGCAGCCCCTGTGTGTCAGGGCCCTTCTACGCCGGCCTGCTCGCcgagcagcgccccctgctggacgCGCTCCTCCAGGGGGCCACCCTGGCACAGCCCGCCCCGGAAG AGCCAGCGCGGGAGCAGCAGGAGCGTGGGGCAGATGTGTTCACAGCAGCACTGGCCGCAGTCTGCAGCCTCCCCGTGGGGCGGAACGGGTGCCAGGAGGCCAAAAAGCAG GTCGCCCAGCAGGTGGCAGAGAAACTGGCGGAGGAAAGGAGCCCCCTGTTAGCAAGGCTGCTGGCGGGACTCGAGCGCCCGGCCTGCTCCCTGAACGTGCTGAAG GTCCTGTACTCCTGCGGCCACGCCAGTAAACGCCTGTGCCGGCTCCTGGCAAAGGGGCAGCAGGTGCCGAGCTCCCTGGCCCGGCTGGTGAAGGGCGAG gtcCCGATGGGGGAGCGGCTGCGGCTGGAAGCCTGCGAGGCGTCGCTGCACCTGCTGGCCCTGCTCACCCTCCAGCTGCAGGCTCTCCCTGCCCG GGTGGACCTGGTGGTGAGCGCTGCCGCCGAGCTCTTCACCCAGTCGGCTGTCGTCTCCCTCGTG AGTGCCGCAGGATTCCTGCTGGCTCAGCTCGGCCAGCACGGGGCGGCCATCGAGGTGGGGCACCAGGAGGCCATGTCGGCCATGACGAATGCACTCACCGCGCCTGCCGAG CtgcacctgcccccacccctgggcgCCGGCCTCTACGACGGATTCCTGcttctcctgctgcagctcctggcccag GGCGACGCGGTGACGGTGCGGGGCTTTGCCGGCTCGGAGCTGTGGAACGTCGCCTGGCACCGATTCGCCATGATGCTCCGCCTGGCCGCCGCCGAGCCGGTGATGGAGGGCGAGACGCCGCGGCCAGGCCAGCGCACTCCGGAGCCAGACTGGACCCTCGTCTCCCCTCAAG gcaCCGCACTCTTCCTCAGCCTGGCCCTCTGCGTCTTCACCCGAGAGCCTCACCAGACCCTTCCTCAGCTCGCCCACCCCGACAGCGTCATCATGGCAGCCTTCCCCAGGCTGCTGTCCCTCGACTTCCTGGGGCACCTGGCGCAGAC GCAGGTGGGGGAGGACGGTGACCCCGAGCTGGTCTCAGCTGTGGTGCTCCAggcctgccagctgctctgcttcccCTTCTCCTTGGACGTGGACACCGAGACCTCCAGGTGCGTCATGAAGGCCCTGAGAGACGCCGAGATCCCCGCCCATCTCCTCCAG GTCTGCTGCCACCATCTGCCCTTCTCAGAGACCGCGCTTCCCATGAGCTTCCTGTGCCACCTCGTCCTGTCCGACGAGCGGGTCATCGACCAGTTGGTGGGGGTGGCTGCTGCCTCGGACCGCGCCACCGCCTTCCTGTCGGCCATCTTGCTTTCGGACAGCCCTGTCCTCACGATGGACCTCCTGTCCCTCCTGACCCACGTGGCCCGGGCCTGTCCCGTTCACCTGCCTTTCCTCCAGAAGATCCTGGGCGGCTCCGACTCGGCCTACCAGCTGCTGAGCCACCTGCTGTGCCACCAGGAGCACCCGATACGcgccaaggcctgcagcctggtggGGAACCTGCTGCGGCATGGCCAGGACTTCCCCTGGGCGCTGCGGAGCCAGGCGGGCCTTCTGGAGcctctgctggagctgctgtcGGACCAGGACGAGGGCGTGCGCAGGTCGGCCAGCTTCGCGGTGGGCAACGCCGCCTACCAGGACGGCTCCCTCCCGCTCGCCCTGGGGAAAGCTGTGCCCAGCGTGGTGAGGCTTTTGAGCGACTCCCAGGCCAAAACCCGGTGTAACGCCGCCTCCACTCTGGGGAAcctgggcaggcaggcagcggAACTGGGGGACGTGCTGATCCAGAACAGAGCCCCCCATCTCCTGCTGGACGTGGCCTGCCACGACTCCCAGCCAGCTGTGCAGGAGGCAGCACTGATCGCACTGCGGTCCATCAGCCAGCAGCCAAAGATACATCAG GTGCTCGTGTCTCTCAAGGCCAGCGAGAAGCTGCTGGCACTTTCCGTCAGCGAAGTTCAGACCAGTTCCTATGGGAGCCCCCGACCGTCTTCAGCTCATCACTGCAAGAAGCTCATCCACCTTCTGCGCCCAACACACAGTGCCTGA
- the STK36 gene encoding serine/threonine-protein kinase 36 isoform X3, with product MREAGGEEARVTRINLGGRVGIWSWPRGRTKRLDEELEPVRRRMGSRAGVPTMEKYHVLEMIGEGSFGRVYKGRRKYSAQVVALKFIPKVGRSEKELKNLQREIEIMRGLHHPNIVQMLDSFETDKEVVVVTDYAEGELFQILEDDGNLPEEQVQDIASQLVSALYYLHSHRILHRDMKPQNILLGKGGVIKLCDFGFARAMSIHTMVLTSIKGTPLYMAPELVQERPYDHTADLWAVGCILYELVVGTPPFYTNSIFQLVSLIVKDPITWPKAMSPSFKSFLQGLLMKDPRQRLAWPELLCHPFIAGRVTMIDDTEPHGLANPFTSKLPPELQVLKEKQAHSLAPRSGQSRILRKARQRMAQEARRKEQLKADAPCKKEAARGGLGHKPNAAPGKAALRAGEQTARAPGSPPGDETQAGLGEEPSEAEWGTAEPPPTPREHRITQDYEREFPAVPAGPRGRRSIETVDLENEELDSDDEWQHLIEATEPATMQLSTPLSLLGDPAFLQRIRARLQLCSQQVLEGMLEGASHLRPALRVLANLLASGCDSELLYSFCQAADLPQGLLHLLGQMLQSASSRQQPWCITLLTDLVGVITAYFTSEPPLERSRRRRSLQVFHEAAAGFLSLLPKLLAQPRDVETRLREQSSTCFARLCERMDGSSPCVSGPFYAGLLAEQRPLLDALLQGATLAQPAPEEPAREQQERGADVFTAALAAVCSLPVGRNGCQEAKKQVAQQVAEKLAEERSPLLARLLAGLERPACSLNVLKVLYSCGHASKRLCRLLAKGQQVPSSLARLVKGEGGPGGERCRRALHPVGCRLPRECRRIPAGSARPARGGHRGGAPGGHVGHDECTHRACRAAPAPTPGRRPLRRIPASPAAAPGPGRRGDGAGLCRLGAVERRLAPIRHDAPPGRRRAGDGGRDAAARPAHSGARLDPRLPSRHRTLPQPGPLRLHPRASPDPSSARPPRQRHHGSLPQAAVPRLPGAPGADVGEDGDPELVSAVVLQACQLLCFPFSLDVDTETSRCVMKALRDAEIPAHLLQVCCHHLPFSETALPMSFLCHLVLSDERVIDQLVGVAAASDRATAFLSAILLSDSPVLTMDLLSLLTHVARACPVHLPFLQKILGGSDSAYQLLSHLLCHQEHPIRAKACSLVGNLLRHGQDFPWALRSQAGLLEPLLELLSDQDEGVRRSASFAVGNAAYQDGSLPLALGKAVPSVVRLLSDSQAKTRCNAASTLGNLGRQAAELGDVLIQNRAPHLLLDVACHDSQPAVQEAALIALRSISQQPKIHQVLVSLKASEKLLALSVSEVQTSSYGSPRPSSAHHCKKLIHLLRPTHSA from the exons ATGAGggaggctggaggggaggaggccagggtgacCCGGATTAATTTGGGTGGAAGGGTTGGAATCTGGAGCTGGCCCAGAGGGAGAACCAAGCGGCTGGATGAGGAGCTGGAGCCTGtcaggaggaggatggggagcAGG GCTGGCGTGCCCACCATGGAGAAATACCACGTGCTGGAGATGATTGGAGAGGGCTCCTTCGGGAGGGTGTACAAGGGGCGCCGGAAATATAGCGCCCAG GTGGTGGCGCTGAAGTTCATCCCCAAAGTCGGGCGATCGGAGAAGGAGCTGAAGAACCTGCAGCGGGAAATTGAGATCATGAGGGGGCTGCACCATCCCAACATCGTCCAGATGCTCGACAGCTTCGAGACCGACAAGGAG gtggtggtggtgacgGACTACGCGGAGGGGGAGCTTTTCCAGATCCTGGAGGATGATGGGAATCTGCCAGAGGAGCAG GTTCAGGACATCGCCTCCCAGCTGGTCTCCGCCCTCTATTACCTCCACTCCCACCGGATCCTGCACCGCGACATGAAGCCCCAGAACATCCTGCTGGGCAAAGGGGGCGTCATCAAACTCTGTGACTTCGG GTTCGCTCGCGCCATGAGCATCCACACCATGGTGCTGACGTCCATCAAGGGCACCCCGCTGTACATGGCCCCCGAGCTGGTGCAGGAGAGGCCCTACGACCACACGGCCGACCTGTGGGCTGTGGGCTGCATCCTGTACGAGCTGGTCGTGGGGACGCCGCCCTTCTACACCAACAGCATCTTCCAGCTGGTCAGCCTCATCGTCAAGGACCCCATCACGTGGCCCAAAGCCATGAGCCCTTCGTTCAAG AGCTTCCTGCAAGGCCTGTTGATGAAGGACCCTCGCCAGCGGCTGGCGTGGCCGGAGCTCCTGTGCCATCCCTTCATCGCTGGACGGGTCACCA TGATCGATGACACGGAGCCACACGGGCTCGCGAACCCCTTCACCAGCAAGCTGCCCCCggagctgcaggtgctgaagGAGAAGCAGGCCCACTCGCTGGCCCCCAGGAGCGGCCAGTCCAGGATCCTGAGGAAGGCGCGGCAGAGGATGGCCCAGGAGGCCCGGAGGAAG GAGCAGCTGAAGGCCGACGCGCCGTGTAAAAAGGAGGCGGCCAGAGGAGGCCTGGGGCACAAACCCAACGCCGCCCCTGGGAAGGCCGCCCTCAGGGCGGGGGAGCAGACAGCCCGCGCTCCGGGCTCCCCTCCGGGAGACGAGACCCAAGCCGGCCTGGGGGAAGAGCCCAGCGAGGCAGAGTGGGGGACAGCCGAGCCTCCCCCGACGCCACG ggagCACCGGATCACCCAGGATTACGAGCGGGAGTTCCCGGCCGTGCCGGCGGGGCCACGCGGCAGGCGCAGCATCGAGACCGTGGACCTGGAGAACGAG GAACTGGATAGTGACGACGAATGGCAGCATCTGATCGAGGCGACGGAACCCGCCACCATGCAGTTGAGCACGCCCCTGAGCCTCCTGGGGGACCCGGCCTTCCTGCAGCGCATCcgggcccggctccagctctgcagCCAGCAG GTGCTGGAGGGGATGTTGGAGGGAGCGTCTCATCTCCGCCCTGCCCTGCGCGTCCTGGCCAACCTGCTCGCCAGCGGCTGTGACTCCGAGCTTCTGTACAGCTTCTGCCAGGCCGCGGATTTACCTCAGGGCCTGCTGCACCTGCTCGGGCAAATGCTGCAGAGCGCCAGCAGCAGGCAG CAGCCCTGGTGCATCACGCTGCTGACGGACCTGGTTGGCGTGATAACGGCCTATTTCACCAGCGAGCCCCCCCTGGAGCGGAGCCGCAGGAGGAGAAG cctgcaGGTTTTCCACGAGGCGGCTGCCGGCTTCCTCTCCCTGCTGCCCAAGCTGCTGGCCCAACCAAGGGATGTGGAGACAAGGCTCCGCGAGCAGAGCAGCACG TGCTTCGCCCGGCTCTGTGAGCGCATGGACGGCAGCAGCCCCTGTGTGTCAGGGCCCTTCTACGCCGGCCTGCTCGCcgagcagcgccccctgctggacgCGCTCCTCCAGGGGGCCACCCTGGCACAGCCCGCCCCGGAAG AGCCAGCGCGGGAGCAGCAGGAGCGTGGGGCAGATGTGTTCACAGCAGCACTGGCCGCAGTCTGCAGCCTCCCCGTGGGGCGGAACGGGTGCCAGGAGGCCAAAAAGCAG GTCGCCCAGCAGGTGGCAGAGAAACTGGCGGAGGAAAGGAGCCCCCTGTTAGCAAGGCTGCTGGCGGGACTCGAGCGCCCGGCCTGCTCCCTGAACGTGCTGAAG GTCCTGTACTCCTGCGGCCACGCCAGTAAACGCCTGTGCCGGCTCCTGGCAAAGGGGCAGCAGGTGCCGAGCTCCCTGGCCCGGCTGGTGAAGGGCGAG GGTGGACCTGGTGGTGAGCGCTGCCGCCGAGCTCTTCACCCAGTCGGCTGTCGTCTCCCTCGTG AGTGCCGCAGGATTCCTGCTGGCTCAGCTCGGCCAGCACGGGGCGGCCATCGAGGTGGGGCACCAGGAGGCCATGTCGGCCATGACGAATGCACTCACCGCGCCTGCCGAG CtgcacctgcccccacccctgggcgCCGGCCTCTACGACGGATTCCTGcttctcctgctgcagctcctggcccag GGCGACGCGGTGACGGTGCGGGGCTTTGCCGGCTCGGAGCTGTGGAACGTCGCCTGGCACCGATTCGCCATGATGCTCCGCCTGGCCGCCGCCGAGCCGGTGATGGAGGGCGAGACGCCGCGGCCAGGCCAGCGCACTCCGGAGCCAGACTGGACCCTCGTCTCCCCTCAAG gcaCCGCACTCTTCCTCAGCCTGGCCCTCTGCGTCTTCACCCGAGAGCCTCACCAGACCCTTCCTCAGCTCGCCCACCCCGACAGCGTCATCATGGCAGCCTTCCCCAGGCTGCTGTCCCTCGACTTCCTGGGGCACCTGGCGCAGAC GTGGGGGAGGACGGTGACCCCGAGCTGGTCTCAGCTGTGGTGCTCCAggcctgccagctgctctgcttcccCTTCTCCTTGGACGTGGACACCGAGACCTCCAGGTGCGTCATGAAGGCCCTGAGAGACGCCGAGATCCCCGCCCATCTCCTCCAG GTCTGCTGCCACCATCTGCCCTTCTCAGAGACCGCGCTTCCCATGAGCTTCCTGTGCCACCTCGTCCTGTCCGACGAGCGGGTCATCGACCAGTTGGTGGGGGTGGCTGCTGCCTCGGACCGCGCCACCGCCTTCCTGTCGGCCATCTTGCTTTCGGACAGCCCTGTCCTCACGATGGACCTCCTGTCCCTCCTGACCCACGTGGCCCGGGCCTGTCCCGTTCACCTGCCTTTCCTCCAGAAGATCCTGGGCGGCTCCGACTCGGCCTACCAGCTGCTGAGCCACCTGCTGTGCCACCAGGAGCACCCGATACGcgccaaggcctgcagcctggtggGGAACCTGCTGCGGCATGGCCAGGACTTCCCCTGGGCGCTGCGGAGCCAGGCGGGCCTTCTGGAGcctctgctggagctgctgtcGGACCAGGACGAGGGCGTGCGCAGGTCGGCCAGCTTCGCGGTGGGCAACGCCGCCTACCAGGACGGCTCCCTCCCGCTCGCCCTGGGGAAAGCTGTGCCCAGCGTGGTGAGGCTTTTGAGCGACTCCCAGGCCAAAACCCGGTGTAACGCCGCCTCCACTCTGGGGAAcctgggcaggcaggcagcggAACTGGGGGACGTGCTGATCCAGAACAGAGCCCCCCATCTCCTGCTGGACGTGGCCTGCCACGACTCCCAGCCAGCTGTGCAGGAGGCAGCACTGATCGCACTGCGGTCCATCAGCCAGCAGCCAAAGATACATCAG GTGCTCGTGTCTCTCAAGGCCAGCGAGAAGCTGCTGGCACTTTCCGTCAGCGAAGTTCAGACCAGTTCCTATGGGAGCCCCCGACCGTCTTCAGCTCATCACTGCAAGAAGCTCATCCACCTTCTGCGCCCAACACACAGTGCCTGA